GAGTATCTGTGATCACTGACAGATTGATAACTTGCATCCTTATCTCCATCACTTTATCCTCACTATATTGATCAAAGGGCTCCTCCAGAAACTTTGAAAGTTTCTCAACATTTCCCTCAAGCTGCTGCTGCTGGTCCTCAAATAAGTGCtgttttatttctctttcttccttcgtCATCTCATCATTAAATAGCTCATCTCCAAACATATAAAATGCAAATGGGTATGAATATGAAAGAACACGCCTGGATCTGAAAAGTCTGAGGAGCCCATTATTTACCCAGCTGAAATCTCTGAGCCTCGAATCCCTCTCTTCTGTGATTGACACCCTTTCTTGTATAATCTCTTTCAATTTGCTTTCCTGCTTGAAAGAATCTGTGTGAGCTCTATAACGATTATAATAGTGCATATACCGATAGTGATCCCGCTTTGCACGTTCAGATTTTTTCTCCCGTTCCGCTTTGTAGCGACCGCAACTGTGACCAGATATGCTTGACCAAGTATGGTCTCGGCCAGTGGCCCCGCCACACAGCCAACTGCATCCAAAAGTAAGTAGAAtgtaagggtgtgtttggataccgcttattttaaatgtgtgaatagtgccataggacccatttttaatgaaagttttgttgaaaaaaaaagtttgtgggtcacgtgaacagtgcacgggacacACTGAAAAAGCCACCACAGCCACAAAacgctcaaaaaaaaaaaaaaaaaggaaacgcCAGACGCAAGATGCTCCTCTGTAAACGCAATCCAAACGCGTACTAAGTATTTGCATCAACCTTAATAACAGAGAGAGAATGATTAAAAGGAAGACCAGAGGTAGCTGgaatgatgaaaaagaaaagaaggtagAAGTTATGTGACCAACCCATTCATGAATATTCCCAAGGGATGCCACCAAAAACATTTGATCTGGAACTTTAAACAAGTATAGAGTAACAGCAAgtgttttcttttattggtaAGTTGCACAAACACCCACATGTATTCAATCCTCCACCTTACCCTCAACCTTACCTTTACAAGGGGAGGAGATGCCATTCAAGTGGTTTCATAAGATGTGAAACCAAGAAGGGgaaaaaacgaaaagaaaggGGAATGACAGGTAGAAGAGATGATGACCATATGAACCTGAACAGAAATCAAAGCAGGCAAAGAAGCTCCAATTCAACACAGCACTAATTAAACAAGTGAACTTAAGATAAGACAAGGTCAGATGTTTCAGTACAACTCTCCTATTTAATGCAATGCATTCCAACTTAAATGGCACTTCCTCCATccataataatgggatggagggtgaggtcatggatTCAAGACCTACAAATTGTGTGTGCATGTctgtaacttaccaatcaagACTATAACTATCCAATTATAACAACAACAGCAGAACCATTGAGCCAATCCAATAAGTTTGGCAATAAAATACCATAATGGGTTTCCCCAACATCATAAATGGAAACTGTCTACCTTAGCATGCAAAATGATTAGCAATATTACAACCAAGGTGATCTGGATACTATAATTAACATCCCCATAAGCAAGGTGATCTTGATATAATCATCAAGTTTACTgcaaaaagtgtaaaaatatttttgattgGCAAGTTACAGATGCACCTCATGGATTTGAACacatgacctcaccctccacccaAACTTGAGAAAGTGCCATTTGTGCCAAAGCTGATTGCCTTGCAAACAGTGTTCATATGAATATATAAACTTCATGCGCTGGCAGGTACTCCCTGTGTCCCAAATTGTTGGTCCTGtaattcaattttgaaatgtcccaaaaattttccctGTTTCTAGAATTAAAAGCTATTAATTTACTGAGTTTCCTATTATGCCCTTACCAAAAACaagcataaatttttttgagaactttatttaagggtaattttggaaacttttatatttttaattaagaaactaGACAATAAATTATGTTCCCTtaaaaatttgggttttctAGTTTTCTAAACAAGACCAACAATTTGGGACGGAGGGAGTATGTGCTACTTGTGAGATTAATGTGGCCATAGGtctactagatttttttttatttttgggggaGATAAATCGGCAGAGTTATAttgccaaaaatatatttacagGAGCATATGCTGGTAGAGAAACAAACTCTCAAAGAAGATCACAAGCAAATCTAAAACAAACACCCGAAAACACAGCAGCAATATAATCAAGAAATGCAACTTCAATATCTAAGCTCAATGAGAGCCAACCATaaaagcacccaaaaaaaaaaactcaggcCAAATCATTGTGCAtagaaaaccaccaaggcaGCGCATGACCCACAATGGAGGCAACAAACCCCATAAATAGGTCAAGGGGACTCACTTGGAGAAACCTCACAAGAGTGGACAGAGAGAAACTTCAAATCTGCAAAGGAGAGGCAAATTGGAGGGATGGGAGACCACAAGCAGTGCATGAGGAGTTTGGATCCGATCCAATCTGAACAGATCTGGCTGGCACCGCCATTAACAGGCTAGAGAGAAACGTCTGACTGTCGATCTACGCTGGCATGAGACACATAGAGGGGATGGAGACAGACCACAGAGGGGGCGGGGCTCACAGTGAAGCCAATAAGATCTTGAGCATCTaagccctctctctctctctctctctctctctcacaggaAGGGTTTCCAAAAATTAGGACATCTAAGACCTCTCTCTACTGGGCCTACTAGacaattgtaaataaataaaacataatcaATGTAACAGAACTTTGGTTGGAGATATAACCTGGTAAAACTCACAGTACAAGATTTTTTGCAACTACAGGTATAAGCTTAAGGCAATTCTATCACAATAAAAGAACATGCCATAAATGTAAAGGTAATTTTGAAAAGCAAAAGCAGCTTGTACAACAATAGTAGACatcaaattgaaaaaatgaagaacagaTGAAAGTCAAACCAAACGATaaataagaaaaggaaaagaaaaaaaccctcACATTAAgccaaaaaggaaaaggaaaagaacccTCACCAAAATGCTTGCCCACAGATACAGCTCACAAGGTTGCAACCACCGTTCTTCTCCACAGGTTTGTGACACTTTGGACACGGTTTTGTATGAGCTGTTATCCAATTAACCGTTTCTGATTCATCTCGGCACTTCTTGGCCCAAAGCTCCCACATCAAACATGAACATGGCGAGTGTGCTTCTGATAAGCAACTGAAACAAAACTGCATACCACATGAACATTCTACCTCACAGAATTCATCATCCTCAATGCGTATTGCATTCCCACAATGTGGAGTACTTGGGCACCATTTAACCCTCTTGTTATCCTCTATGTATGATTCAAGGAGAAAACGCTCAAATTTTTCTGCCATATCAGGATGCCTTTTACTGACTAGATTTCTAACAACAGCTTCATCACAAATAGCATTGCATTTGTGTGCCATGCACCTAATACGCCTACTTTGACCCTCATTTATCTTCACCATAAAATGTTCTGTCCAACCTAAAAAATGAAGCATCAACACAAGATTAAATTTGCAATATAGTGAGAGAAATGGACgatgataactttttttttggttaggcaATAGGAATTTTATTGATATAGAAGAACATCGTGTTCACAATGATGAACACTGAATATGGAGGATAACAACTAATGCCAACTTATGGATGGTAAAGCATGAGCATCAAGCAATTCCATTTAGGAGAGATATCACTATGAACATACATGTTCATACTCTGAAGTGTTGCATCTCTTCAACAACATACAAGCTTAGCAATAAAaagaatacacacacacacacacacacataaaaatacTAAACAACAGTAAAAACTTCATACTACACCACCCTCTCTTGAGGTTTTACGAAACAACACTCATCCCCAAATTTCAACTGAAATAACATTCAACCCCAAAACCAACTTTGACCATAACACCATTAACAACCACTTGAATTTTCTATGGACTAAAAAGCactttaattaaacaaaatgtCTTATTTACCCTTGTCTTATTACTAAATTTACTGTTGTacccttactttttttatttactataaaattagttgcctcaaaaataaagaaaagttcCAAAATTGCTGGATTATTAGTAAAATCCTTCATTTTCAACTGTTCCCACTAAGttcaatatattaatttattttccaaaaaaaaatccttctttTTCAATATTTCCTCTCCTTTCCTCTTTTCCCCActttcatttctctcttttttcttttttttttctttctcatctaAGCTGAACCATCTCACCAGTCCATCTCTACAGCATCACTGGAAATATAGAAGATTGGAATCCATGAAATTGATTAAGGAGTTGAAGAGTATTTCAAGAGCTATAGATTTTAAGATTCAATGATGGAATGACAGCAATGGGTCGAAGGTGCTGTGTGGCCATTGGTGTGAAATGGTGATATGGATCTCATTCTGCAATGCATGATGGGTGTCAGTGGTGTACATGCCAGATAAATCGAAGATTTTTATAGTTGGTAAAtgcaagttttttatttttttggaaaaatggcATTTTCCATTAGTTACTAACAGTGTCAGGTGATGAGGTTAGATTTATCACAAACTTGAGGGGGAGTTTCATTTCAACAGAATTTTGGGGGTAAGCGCTGTTTCTTGAAAACGAAAGGGATGCTGGTAtaatttacacacacacacacgcacgcacTACCACTAcgactactactactactactactactactactactaacaGCATCAGAGAATGAGGAAAAATATGTTAGATTGATCACAAAATTGAGGGGAAGTGTCATTTCGAAAAACGTTTAGGGGTAAGTGTCATTCCTAAAAACTAAAGGGATGTTGGTATAATTTACccagtttatatatatatatatatatagaaagaaagagagagagagagaattatcTAGAATACAACAAACAAGTCTTAGTCCCAAGACTTTGGGGTTGGCTATGGATCATTAACATACTAACCGGGGTTGGCTATGGATCATTAACATACTAACCGGGGTTGGCCACATATTGTTTTcaccattctattctattcaaAATCATACTCTCTACCACCTTTTTAATtaacatgtcattttttattacttctacaattctactaatgttattttaggtCTTCCTTGACTTGAATCAACTCACTTTTCCTCACTAGTGCCTTAATTGCTCTTCTCTGCACAGTCAAACCATCTCAAGTGACTCTCCCTCgtcttttcatcaataggagCTACCCTTGACTTTAAGTGAATTTCTTCATTTGGAATCTCATCTTTCCTTGTATTTCCACTTATCCATTTCAACATTCTCATTTCAGTTACAGTTAAACTCATTTTATGAACATGCTACTTCTTAATAGCCCAACATCCAATACCATAGAGCAAAACTTGTCTTATAACAGACTTATAAAATTTCCCCTCTAGCTCGATAAAATTTCCCCTTTTGTCAAAATCCTTTCGATTATAAAGGATTTATCCAAGTTTCTAACTTGACATTAACTCTCCTTCTTGTTTCACCCACTAAAACTATATCATCAAAGTGATTAAGAGTAAATCTCAGCCTAGCTATGCCCTATGCAATAATTCAGCACATGAAATAAGGACTTTACTACTTCAAAGTATACTGCACCACAGCACAAGAAAATGCAAACAATGGGAAGAGTCCTTACAGTTGTTACAAAAGCAATGGCCACAGTCCTCTCTTGTTGCCTCGCCACTAGGTACATCATCCATGCAGATATCACAAGTTATTGTAGAACCAAGCGGTGACTCAAGACCTGGATGCTCCACCACCGTAACACCTGCTTGATCAAATAAGAaagctttccctttttctacaAGCACCGCAAACAACCTTTCAACATCCCAGCGGTAATAAATCAGTAAAGTCCGGGCATGGTGCTCTCTAAGGGATAGCAAGTCCATTACTCTCCGCAAATCCTccctctacattaatgcaacCCAACTCAAAACATCAATATcacaaaaactttaaaaagaaCCAAAATATTGGCAAAAGACCATTTGTTATCCTTACCTGAGCCGCCAAAAGAGATTCTTTTGTAATGACCTGttcaaaaaaaaacccaccaaagTTCAGAAAGAATGGTCAATTTCCAAATCAAGTGTGGACAAAAATAagatatagagaaaaaaaaaattacgtgACCAATTTTCCAAACTAGCATAGAATCTATAAAAACAAGTAAAATCATGTTTGCTCCTTAAAAGGGTTTTGATTCTTCCATTGGAGTTGATATGTTCAACAAAGGCAACTGCTTTTCActcaaaattgatcaaattcccACTTTCCAACATACCCATCAAGattaaacctaaaatcaaagcATTTCCAAAGCTCTaacccacataaaaaaaaaaaaacccaaattcacAACGAATACCATCAATTTAGTTCAAAAACCAGCAATCCCCAATTCTTAAAACCCAAAACAAGAACAATTACACGCAATTAACAtacaaaacaaaccaaaacccacttaaagattcaatttttacacccagaaaacaaaaattccGAACTCCAAAACCATCAAAGACAACCCCATAttcaaaaaagaacaaaatcgAATAATAACAAATAACCTTCGTAGTGGGACCCTTTGGAGGGGTACAGTGGAACTCAGAGTCCTCGTTCTCAAGGCCATCAAGCGAGTCCCGATCGGAGTAATAGTCCTCATCGCTGCTCATACCATCCTCCATagataaaattacaaaaatcaaagcaatcaatcaaattcttaataacaaaaaaaaaaatgatttctctctctctctatatagatataaatatataatatatgggTCAATTGAGGAGCGGATTCGGATCGGCGGTGGTGAGAATACGGGTTTTCCGACGAGAAACAAAGGGGGGATTCCGATGAGGATGACCGAACCGGCGATGAGAAATGGGGGAGAGAACGAGAAAAAGCTTACAGAGGAAGCATATATGAATAGAAGAGAATGAAAGAATGAGTAATgcttgaaagagagagaaagacagagcgataaagaaagagagagagagagacagatttAAATAGATTTTACTTTTGTGGAAATTAACGGAAGTTTTTACTATAAACGGCATCGTTTTTTGCTTTCCTTTAGTGGGAGTGGGATTGGGATTGGGttgtgacttttttttaattagtttttgtaGGAGTAGAACAAATTCTCAAAACATTTTGGCAACAAAATAATGCGTCCACCCAAATTAGAATGTAATGAAAATagcatgaatatatatatatatatatatatatttttttttttttttttttttttttttaaacgcggGTTCTAACTAGCTCAACCgataaagtttctgatggttgaataaaaaatctgaatttcaatCCCCGTctataccaaaaatcaattaatgtctTGATCTGacgataaagagctattattagTAGAGAGTAAAGAGAGAGGTTCACTTAAAGTTAGTAGAAAGTAAAGAGAGAGGTTCACTTAAAGTGAGAAAATCATTGTCAATAAATCGAAATTCtaaaacatagttttttttcaATCCTTTCTGATACACCACTCAAATTTTTGCCCAATTAATAGtggatgatgataatgatattaAAGACAAAGAGAAGATTTTGAAACTGACCAACGACTCATTAATAGTTAACAGCCATGATTATCAGTTATTAACGACTTAGAAAATTACAAACACAATGAATGCACAGTTATAAAAGATCCTAACGGTTACAAGATAGAAAGGCTATAAAAGGAACCCTAATACACAAAAGAAATGTACGGAAAAACACTATTCAACAATATTACTCTACTCTCTTAATTCGATTTTCTTCTCTAACTTAATCGGCAGAGTGTTCTTGGTCAACGCCATGTCAATGCTTTGAGTCCTATCCTTGGGTCTTTTATTTACAAGGCTCATATCACCGTCCACTCGACCTACACGAAGGAATCAACTGACAATTATTTTCATCATTAGTTTCAAACTTAGCATGCATTAAAACTTTTGATTCATTGCGCAAAAGCATGAATATTCATGTTAAATTACCACATAAAGGGTATACACTTCTAGAAGGTAAATGATCTCAATATTAAATACCCATgtattagaaagaagaaaaaaaaaccttggaTTCTCTTTTGATTCCCTCTTTATAAGTTGCTTCCCTTctccaattttgattttgattttaatttttgagaagttgagaaaaataaggaaatgttaaatattttgtatatcaaAGTAAGTTATAAAACAAGTTTAATTCCATTTTGGTAGTAAAAGAATGTTATTTTAATCCCACTTTGATAGTGGAAGAGTGATATTATCTTTTTAGAagataagagagaaagaaataatagaaaacaAGAGAAAATTGCATTTGTTTAATTTCAGAATATTCTGGGATATTGGGTTAAGTGAATGTTAACTGAAAGTatcttttttacaatttcattgaTCTCACTCAGAATTAGGTCAATTGAAGGTCAGCTGAGCAAAATTAATGGTCAAGAGTTGCACCACTTGATACTTTATCGTTTGTGAACACTGGGTTATTGTTTCtaacagttttttattttattttttatgaacataTTTCTAACAGTTATaacactttatttatttgtaacaaaatatatatatatatatattgtttaaactctcattattaatattaaattgatttttcttGCAAAATCAGTCAATTTTAGAAACACAATAAATCATTTGGACTCTCCAAAATTGCTATTTGAAGAGCCCAAAAATCTTGGTTGCATCTTCTAAGTAATCCTCTAATAACTCGTGTACGTGGGAAAAGTTTGTCTAAGAGCAACAATTTTGTGACGCCTCCAAAGTCATTAAGTGTCCTTATTTGTTTATTGAATTTCACTCGTTTCTTTCCTTGTTTACTGTtttattctcaacaaaaaattcacaattacATCCACAGTCAATTACCAAACGAAACtgagatttataaaaataataaaagaaaataaaaaacagcaACCACaattataatctatatatatatatatatataattataggtaaagttgagagaaaatccaattaaatttcaaattggaattcaattagagtctaattttgagTCACGTGTCtcatttaatttaagtttttaaatttttgtgccaagtgaattaattcaatgtaaaaattggatttcaattagagtttaattttatgaCATGTATCCcttctaatctaagttttttaatttttgtaacaaatgagttaatttagtgtaaaaaatgaggagttcaatataagtaaaacataaaaaaaaaataaaaaaaaaacataatttttgaatgattttatatttttgagtttttttttttttttttttttgtagaactaaaaacaattcaagtttaaattgaaattcaattacattttaaattgaaattcaattaaagtctaattttaCGCCACGTGTCcaatctaatctaaatttttaaaattttgagcaaAATTAGTAagtttagtgtaaaaattggattttaattaaagtttaattttatggCACGTGTTccatttaatttaagttttttaaatttttctgtcaaatgagttaatttagagtaAAGAACGAgaaatctaatataaataaatcataaaaaacataatcatatatttaacactatatataaaattagaggaagagagagtttgaatgattttatatatatgagtcttttttataactaaaaacaattcatttggcataaaaattttatatatatatatatatatatatatatatatatatatatatatatatattaataagtaaaacttagagaaaattcaattaaattctataattgaagtttaattttgcgtcatgtgtcccaattatttatttttagagagttttattt
This portion of the Castanea sativa cultivar Marrone di Chiusa Pesio chromosome 7, ASM4071231v1 genome encodes:
- the LOC142643279 gene encoding putative E3 ubiquitin-protein ligase ARI2 produces the protein MEDGMSSDEDYYSDRDSLDGLENEDSEFHCTPPKGPTTKVITKESLLAAQREDLRRVMDLLSLREHHARTLLIYYRWDVERLFAVLVEKGKAFLFDQAGVTVVEHPGLESPLGSTITCDICMDDVPSGEATREDCGHCFCNNCWTEHFMVKINEGQSRRIRCMAHKCNAICDEAVVRNLVSKRHPDMAEKFERFLLESYIEDNKRVKWCPSTPHCGNAIRIEDDEFCEVECSCGMQFCFSCLSEAHSPCSCLMWELWAKKCRDESETVNWITAHTKPCPKCHKPVEKNGGCNLVSCICGQAFCWLCGGATGRDHTWSSISGHSCGRYKAEREKKSERAKRDHYRYMHYYNRYRAHTDSFKQESKLKEIIQERVSITEERDSRLRDFSWVNNGLLRLFRSRRVLSYSYPFAFYMFGDELFNDEMTKEEREIKQHLFEDQQQQLEGNVEKLSKFLEEPFDQYSEDKVMEIRMQVINLSVITDTLCQKVYECIENDLLGSLQYGNHNIAPYKSKGIEKATELTACWKANNSDKYPPSDCGASELDRPSGSGSSDDSGCSSRKRARKDSPGGGLFDLNLPAEVIDRN